The genomic stretch CGCATCGGCTCGTAGGGGCAGACCTGCGTGTCTGCCCTGCCGGATGTCCCCCACGATGTAGGGGCAGACCGATGTGTCCGCCCTGTTGCCCGCCAATTCGTTGTAGGGGCAGACCTGCGTGTCTGCCCTGACGCCCGCGCAGAAAGGAGCGTGCCCCATGCCCCGTCGCAGCCCGCGGCCCAGAGGCGCCCCCAAAGGCAACCTCAACGCCTTCAAGAACGGCGCGCACTCCCCCAGGTACATGACCCTTATGCGCGCCCTCCTCCGCATCCCCCTCGTCCGCGACATCGTCCTGCGTGAGGCCGCTCGACGTCGTGGCCGTCTCGCGCCCGCCGCCCGGAGACGCGTCCGTGAGACCCAGCGTCACACTATTGAACGGCTCCTGGGCCCCGACCTCGGGCCCTAGACCAAAACAAAAACTCATAACTCACGCCGCCAAATACGACGGCCAGATACGACAGGCCCCGAAGAAAAAATGAAACAATTCAAATCCCTATCTGTCGCGCCTGCCCTCTCCGCATGCGGGTGCAGGGGCGCAGCCCCGCCGGAGAGTGTGTCACCTGCCTCAGTCCTGTAACAAGCCCAAGGGTGCAGGGGACGGAGTCCCCGCCGGAGGGTACGGGAGGTGTCCTCCCGTATCCGTCCTATATCTTCCCCCTCTCCTGGCAGGAGAGGGGGGACCGAGGGGGTGAGGTACGTCCCTTGCCACGACGCCACGCCGCGGGCTAGAATGCACTCGCACAGACCGGAAAGGAGCCTCGCCATGACCCTGCCCCTGCCCAAGCGCGTCACCTTCAAGGAAGAAGGCATGCGGGACGGCCTCCAGAACGAGAAGGCCATCCTGCCCACCGACACGAAGGTCGAGATCATCAACGCCCTGCTGGACACGGGCCTACGCAAGATAGCCATCACCTCCTTCGCACACCCCAAGTGGGTCCCGCAGCTCCAGGACGGCGCGGACGTCCTGCGCCGCATCAAGCGCGTCCCGAACGTCACCTACGTCGCCCTCGCGCCGAACATGAAGGGCCTGGAGCGGGCCATCGCCGTCAAGCAGGAGGGCGTGAAGCTCGACGAGGTTGACCTGGTCTTCTCCGCCAGCGAGGGGCACAATCGCAGCAACGTGAACAAGAGCGTGGACGAGTCCGTCGCCGAGATGCCCGGCATGATTGACGCGGCGCACAAAGCGGGCATGACGGTCAACCTGACCATCTCGACGGCGTTCGGCTGCGCCATTGACGGTATCGTGCCCGCGGAGCGCGTCATCGGCCTGGCGACGCGCGTCCACGCCATGAAGCCAGACATGATCACCTTGGGCGACACGCCGGGCGTCGCGAACCCCCGCCAGTCCTACGAGCTTTTCGCCCGTCTCCGGGAGGCGCTGCCCACGGCGCACTTCGGCGCGCACTTCCACGACACGCGCGGCATGGGCCTCGCGAACGTCTGGGCCGCGCTCCAGGCGGGCGTGGCCGACTTCGACGGCTGCGTCGCGGGGATAGGCGGCTGCCCCTTCTCGCCGGGCGCCACGGGCAACGTGTCAAC from Dehalococcoidia bacterium encodes the following:
- a CDS encoding hydroxymethylglutaryl-CoA lyase, with product MTLPLPKRVTFKEEGMRDGLQNEKAILPTDTKVEIINALLDTGLRKIAITSFAHPKWVPQLQDGADVLRRIKRVPNVTYVALAPNMKGLERAIAVKQEGVKLDEVDLVFSASEGHNRSNVNKSVDESVAEMPGMIDAAHKAGMTVNLTISTAFGCAIDGIVPAERVIGLATRVHAMKPDMITLGDTPGVANPRQSYELFARLREALPTAHFGAHFHDTRGMGLANVWAALQAGVADFDGCVAGIGGCPFSPGATGNVSTEDVTNMLTEMGVETGVSLPKLFDCARMMERVLGRDLPGRSMHAHATPCWPAGARAAVQ